A stretch of DNA from Glycine max cultivar Williams 82 chromosome 18, Glycine_max_v4.0, whole genome shotgun sequence:
TGGagacaaatgaaaatttaaaaggtctttgttcttttttaaatatattgccaacatatttatttttatttttttactttttttgtttgttctacatttatttattaatttatctttctttaacAAGTGACATAAAAAGATACGAAAAATTTAAATAGTCAATAATTAAGAGaataacaacaaagagaaataTGGAGGCAAAATACAAGAATACAAGACAAACTTAAAGTATTCACATTTCATTTCATAGTGCATTCGTtgttgttgagttttttttttttttttttttatcttttttgtatttGCGAAGAACTTCAATTAACCGAAGGAGATCATCTTAGTTTTTTCTATTATCAatagacttttttttatgtGGATTTTCACTTTTGTGTttgttatttattcaatttctgTAGATTactgattttatatttatgttatttattgttCTTATAATCTTTCTTTCTTGATCTAAAAAcccaagaaaaatattatttttgttttccatcTCGGTGTCATTTATGGaagaaaaaagattgaaagttgCAACATTTCTTTATCTTGGACAATCATTATTTGATTCAAGGGAGTTGCTTGGGCACCCAGCATTTTTGTTGACCCACCCAGTAACTTTTCAAAATCCCGAAAATACCcttatgatatttttagttataaataatacttgcattttttcacttttgtagcacaattttttttccgcAAATTTTTCGTAACTTAGTGTAAGTTGCTTCCGTTAAGGGCATTTTGAAAGTGTATTTGGTCTCTGGTGGTGTACGTGAATTTGTTAGGAGTATACGGTGATTTTTGGTCGGTTTTTGTCAtcggagaaaagaaaaaaaaatggtatgcACATACGGATCACTAATCCGTACGACCCATACAGATTACAATCTGTACGTGGCccgtaggattttttttaattttttttttcaaaaatataatttatgatttaatttaaaattaatggttcaAGAAAGAATCAAACTTGTGTCACCTACATTATTAATAGAATTCTCAAACCGACTAAGTTAATAGACacattatgttataaataaatatcgttatatataacactaaaatttctaatttatatttaatgtatatgtaaatttacatgataaatgttgtgatgattattttttatataataattaatttatttacatatataaattataaataaaaatgactaCAAAAACGATACATTatgttattcatattttttataactacaaaatcaaatatatttttaaatttaatttcaatcattacgttaaactaacaatcttattatatcttaaattttgatCTCCATATTTCTTATAACTAAcaaatctaatatatttttaaattttatttcaatcattatcttaaactaacaatcttatcatattttaaattttaaattttggtttcaatattttttataactactaaatcaaatatatttttaaatttgatttcaatcattatcttaaactaacagtcttatcatattttaaattttggttttaatattttttataactactaaatcaaatatattttcaaattttatttcaatcattatcttaaactaaaaatcttatcatatttaaaatttacaatatcaaaaattaatttttttaccaatctaatcttaattttagcaatctaatctaatcatagtaataactaatatattttaaaaaaaaactgtatcttaattttagcaatctaatcttaaattttaaattattcaacaaaaaaaaacccatatgaatcatcaattcatatgaaccatacaaaaatatatttttaaattttatttcaatcattatcttaaactaaaaatcttatcatattttaaattttggtttcataatttttataactaacagatttattgtacaattaaaaattatgtttcaatatttttataacaaattttaattattaaatattttattttaaatatttattgtaactaaaaaatttaaattatttttaattatgatttcaatatttttcataagtaaaaaattcaatatcttttaaatatttgtttcgatttttttaaaaagtgagacaaatataatataaaaatattaaaaattaattgtatcactaatttaatcttaattttaagaatctaatttaatcttagtaataactaatatatatatatatatatatatatatattaaaaaacgtATCTTAATTTTAGCAATCTAAtcttaaatcttaaattattcaacaaaaaaaaaaaaccatacagaTGATCCATATGGAGTTTTTTCcagaaaaatttcatttttttttgttggagagAAAGAATAAGAATAGCTGCATGGGATCTATTCTGGTTCATGGTTTATCAATACACAAATGTATAACTCCTaaggaattttaaatattacacttTTTATTCATCATGGTAGGAATTGGGTTCAACACCAAGCAACCAGCAAGACGAACAACAACCATCAACCAACACCCAGCAGCAACGAAGAAGACGAAGCAGCCGCAGCGCACGACACAGGAAGCAACGATGTGCGTGAGAAgaagcaaagaaaaaagaagctaAGGAACAACGagcaaaagaggaagaagatggagcagaagaggaagaagacgaAGTAGAAGTGAAGCGAAGCAGAGGAGAAAGGAAGAAGACAAGTCACTGTTCCTTTATATATTAAATGGATCAAGGACAATTTAGCCATTTCACTAAGGGTGCTGGGTGTTCCAACAAAAATGCTGGGTGCCTAAAGTAACAGCCTTGATTCAAATAGAGTTGGTTAGTGGAAATGCATTCCATAAACTTCTATGATCACAACGGGGAATAAACCATTgagtaggttttttttttttttttaataaagaaaccATTTAGTAGGTACAAGACTCAAATATTGCAAATGTTATAGCTcctgaataaaaatacattttgcaCTCATTcaactcttttttaaaaataattatatatctaattagttgtaatttttttttataaattcatgtatctttttaatctttctttttggattatttttaattttatataagaaaatattttatataagaaattctTATTAggttgaaagtgattttttaatattttatataagaaatgcTTATTGgtagaaaataaattgtttttaatttttaatataaaaatttatttgggtaaaaaataaattatttttgaaaacaataaatgaataaatctaGTCCTAGCATAAGTTTTATTGGAAGGTTTGGATAGAAAATAGAGAGCAATCTGAATGAAAagctttgaagaaaaagaaaactagagagaaacaagaaaGGGAAAATGATGATGTTACTAATTTGAGTTTCCGTGTGAGTGAGTGGTAGAAAGAGTAAAAACAGAATAAGCTAGTTGCACGTAAATTTAGATATAGTGTACTCCTTGATAACATAGATGCCTCTAtggttttatagaaaaaaatcccaaattaatttttcaattaaaaaattcaaaaataaaattgcaattttGCAAATCATCTTCAAAAATATCTGTATGATCTGTTGGTATATAATTGCAAAGTTAAAAAATCTTTCTTTTAGGACATGATTTTCATCCCTTTATTTACTCTCACTAACTGAGtgagttaaaattttttaatttgaaatataacGTTTAAAAAGGTATTTGGATActataaatttgaaattcaactataaaatatttttatataaattaggtacaaaaaactaattatatatttttcaaaatatttgtataaataataaagataaattaatatatctatgaatttaagtattttttaaaaatattaaattaaattaagataaGACATGcgagaattaattttgaaaaatatttgtattatcTATTGAGATAAGatctcacaaaaaaaattcttttggtaGATAATCCTATCTGGATCTCAATGATAACTGAGatatgtatataaaatttttaactttgaaattcaactttttttcaaaaaataattatgcattTATTAATCGGATGTCCCCCAACTGAcaataattatacattttaaaatcttaatatattcaataaattatatatttcttacaaattcaatatctttttaatattccTTTAAGTTTTATCTAAATCCTGAAATAACATAGacccaaatttaaaattttgtgagccactaaaaaaaatcctgaaattataattttgatttaattattttgatgcgACAATTGTTAACTAATCTTAGGAATTATATTGTGATATGCACTTTCTTCTTTTCAATTACAATTTGCATAACAAGAGGTAAATTACATTTAATGACGTTTGATTTAACCTTGCTATAACACTCATGATTAAGTTGAAATGTCAATGTGGATGTTGCGTACACGggcatattaatataattaaaaacatattaccTTCTGTAAGCCAATTTCATTGAGGCACAAACATATAATTAGAATTCAAATCCTTCATTTGTGTAGGTGTATACATAAGTGTTtgttaaattgaaaaaagaacataatgaaaagaccatgttcaAGTTCGTCAAAACCAACACCACTGCATCTGGTACTAGTCAAAAGCAACACTACTTAGGAACTAGGAAGCCTAATAGAATGTCATTCAAAGGATAATTTACACGTGATTGAAATCCTTGGACACGATGATAATCTTTTAATCATTTGGAACTTTGCCGCTAGAGGTGAGAAACCAGTACTGCAGATTGTGAAGGCGCATAAAGCTCTTGCATTCTGCATAATATATCTTGCAAATTGAAATTCACACTCCCATCCTTCATATTTTTGGAAACGGCATGTTTTAAGTTTTGACGAAAGACATTTGGGAACAAGATGTGAATATACCCAATTTTCATCATTACTGGTTTTGTTGAAAGAATTTCCCTGTAAAGAATAAACACCACATGAAATGTCTTAAAAACACAATGCATCAATTTAAACCTTATCAATCGTATTCTCCAAACTCAACAAACCTTATCAATCACAAGAATCTGAAGATTGGGACAACAATGCAGCAATTTAAGCAACCAATCCCAATAATGGGCGTCAACGATAAGCTCCAAGTAGGTTAAATTAACAAAAGTGAAAAGCCCGACGAAAGTAGTCCGCAGTTGCTGCATTAGTCAAAGTAGCTGCATTAGCcaaaagcaaaagaaatttGAATGACATCTCTTTTTGCCAGTAGTTTCAGTAAGCATCAAGTTGGTATATATTACCACAACATCAGTGCGGAGAAACTTGACGTTAGATAATGTTGGTAACTGAATACAAGCTAAATAAGCAGAATCACTAATATCTACTCTGACAAGTTTGGACAATCTCAACTGGTCACCGCCATGACAATAAGAACTGGTAACTCGCAGAGAACTGATAAAAAGATCTTCAAGAACTGGACATGCAGCAAGAATTTCAACAAGACATCTACATTCTCGTAAATGAACCATCTTCAGATGCAGTGTTTTAAGTGATGGGAAATCACAAGATGAAATCCCTCTAAGAGTTGGCCCTGACAACTCCAGAACCACAAGATATCTGCTACTGAGAATCGAACACGACAAAGTAATCAACGGATTGAGGGAAAGACTTACATGCTCAGCTCTGTGTTCTATTGCAGTCATTATCCATGTGCTTACAGTATAAACGTCACAAAAGGAACACGCAAGGATAAACCTTTTGATGGGTTGTGCCACATCTCGGCGGAGCATAACTGTGTAAACAGATTGAACTGAACGATACCAGTAGAAGAACGTTCGCTTTTGCAAATAACTTTCATCGTTGAAGTCGAGAGTGGAAACTGAGCGCCATAGAGGGCCCCATCGCTTAGAAAGTATACCTGTGGCAACAGCTTGTTTCGTTGGCAGAAAAGACAGGATGTGACAAAGGAGTTCGTTCGGTAAAGAGCTAATCCGATCTACCGTTGGAGACATTTTCTCCATTCAACTGACGCAGTGAAcagagaggaaaagaaaaaggagaataAGAACTCtgtgtgtctatatatactCATTGTTAATAAGTTTGTTATCTTTTCAAATAAGTatctcaaaaaaatttaatttaaataataatttgtgattagataattatataatttttttttatattgttaattagTACATAAACATTCATTAAACAGAATATATCATGTGAATTTAAGAACAGTGAAGTTGATCCCACATAAAACAAGAGTattcaaaattacaaatgaTCAACAATAActgttatattaaaataaaatctacatatagattaaaatattttaaattttaattaaaatttcatgtaactataaaatatttaaaagatttataaaaAATCTCTAAAAAATCTAGATTATTATATCTTATAATACCTTAaacctcttgatttttattttattttagatcaaAGTTTCCAACGCATTTGAAAACTATCCAaaacttttcatttttgtttttatttttaaaatctaccaattaataataaatcaatttttaaaaaatattacgagATTGAGTATCGTTAATTACTCGATTGAATAACGAAGTAATGTTTTTCTTCACCTTGTTAATgattaaaaacaacataaaccactgctattaattttaaaactagaTTTTTGACCCATGCATTATACAGAGTTAACAAAgtatttgagaatttttgtttggattttattttatacctaATGTGAGTTGACTTAGTGTGAATACATGCAAAGATGTTTCAAACATCAAGTGTAATCAGCTCCATGACATGATACTAAAAGTTTTCTTGTATAACACAAATTTCATGTATATTTCTCTTTGTATTTAACAactatcaaaaaca
This window harbors:
- the LOC102661539 gene encoding F-box protein At4g09920, yielding MSPTVDRISSLPNELLCHILSFLPTKQAVATGILSKRWGPLWRSVSTLDFNDESYLQKRTFFYWYRSVQSVYTVMLRRDVAQPIKRFILACSFCDVYTVSTWIMTAIEHRAEHVSLSLNPLITLSCSILSSRYLVVLELSGPTLRGISSCDFPSLKTLHLKMVHLRECRCLVEILAACPVLEDLFISSLRVTSSYCHGGDQLRLSKLVRVDISDSAYLACIQLPTLSNVKFLRTDVVQLRTTFVGLFTFVNLTYLELIVDAHYWDWLLKLLHCCPNLQILVIDKGNSFNKTSNDENWIYYAECKSFMRLHNLQYWFLTSSGKVPND